TGATGATGTAGCTCATCAACGTCGCCTTCGGCGCCGAAAACTTTTGCACCTTGCCGCCGCCGGGGAGTTCGGTGAACGAGCCGTTGATGCCGGGATCCACGTACCAGATCGCCCTGCCCGAGTCGTCCACCAGATACTTCCCTTCACGTGCGACGGCAGGGTCGGTGTTATACCAGACGAGGTAATCCTTCCTCGCATCGTCCCGGGCCTGCTCGTTGCGCAGGCCTTCCCGCGCCGTCAGTTTGGACGCATCGGTACGCAGGTCGGGCGCGACCTGCGCAATCGGCACATAGACCGTCCCCCGGTCGTTCAACACCTGGAGCACTGAACCGAGCACCAGCGCGGAAGCAAATGCGCCGCACAGAATCGCGATCTGTTGGTACCTGGGCGTCGCACCCACGATGTAACCGGTCTTCAAATCCTGTGACGTGGAACCGCCATTCGAAGCCGCGATGCAGACAATCCCACCGATGGACAGCGCCGCGACGAAATACCCGCCTCCGGTCCAGCCCACGATAAGGAAGATCAAACACGTGAACAGCAGCGTCGCCACCGTCATGCCGGAAATCGGGTTGGATGACGAACCGATTTCGCCGGTGAGCCGCGACGAGACGGTCACGAACAGAAATCCGAAGATCACGATGAGAAGCGCGCCGAGCACGTTCATGTGCAGCGGCGTGGCCGCAACAATCGCCGCCAGCAGGACCACGATGCCGATGGCGACGAACTTCATCGACAGATCGCGGTCGGTGCGCGACAGCTCGTCGCGACC
This DNA window, taken from Candidatus Angelobacter sp., encodes the following:
- a CDS encoding OPT/YSL family transporter, yielding ILYIGAGAVAAGGVFSLIRSLPTIWHGLQVGLRDFGLGGSRGRDELSRTDRDLSMKFVAIGIVVLLAAIVAATPLHMNVLGALLIVIFGFLFVTVSSRLTGEIGSSSNPISGMTVATLLFTCLIFLIVGWTGGGYFVAALSIGGIVCIAASNGGSTSQDLKTGYIVGATPRYQQIAILCGAFASALVLGSVLQVLNDRGTVYVPIAQVAPDLRTDASKLTAREGLRNEQARDDARKDYLVWYNTDPAVAREGKYLVDDSGRAIWYVDPGINGSFTELPGGGKVQKFSAPKATLMSYIIKGILGGHLPWTLVLLGVMIAVTLEMCGVSSLAFAVGVYLPLSSSAPIFVGGMVRWLVDWRMRRKLGSADISADQFAAETDKSPGVLLSSGYIAGGAIAGIIIAVMSGLLMHVNDQIAKWSTDQNPFYSAADWNGLRADVLTLIPFVILIVLLCLTGCERLFAAKPPAAGAAG